A region of Roseobacter litoralis Och 149 DNA encodes the following proteins:
- a CDS encoding ABC transporter ATP-binding protein, giving the protein MTALKLEGINKSFGPVHVLKDINLTVEEGEFVVFVGPSGCGKSTLLRVIAGLEDASCGTIAIGGDVVNAIPPAKRGIAMVFQSYALYPHLSVKDNMGLGLKQEGQPKSVVQERVSKAITMLDLDDYADRKPAALSGGQRQRVAIGRAIVRDPKLFLFDEPLSNLDAALRMNTRVEIAELHRTLSASMIYVTHDQIEAMTLADKIVVLRDGRIEQIGSPMELYNNPANRFVASFLGSPSMNFLARSVPDLPPGQTMGIRPEHLRLSDTGPISGSVTHVERLGGDTNLLVRTPQDETLTVRVFGQDPSEVGDVVHLTFAPQQVFHFNEAQERIF; this is encoded by the coding sequence ATGACCGCATTGAAACTTGAGGGTATCAACAAATCCTTTGGCCCCGTGCATGTTCTCAAAGACATCAACCTGACCGTCGAGGAGGGCGAGTTTGTTGTCTTTGTCGGCCCGTCGGGTTGTGGCAAATCCACCTTACTGCGCGTGATTGCAGGGCTTGAGGATGCTTCCTGCGGGACGATTGCCATCGGGGGCGATGTGGTGAATGCGATCCCGCCGGCCAAACGCGGCATTGCCATGGTTTTCCAGTCCTATGCGCTTTATCCGCATCTGTCGGTAAAGGACAACATGGGCCTTGGCCTGAAACAAGAGGGCCAGCCGAAATCGGTCGTGCAGGAACGTGTATCCAAAGCCATCACGATGCTTGACCTTGATGACTATGCCGACCGCAAACCGGCTGCGTTGAGCGGCGGGCAACGGCAACGGGTGGCGATCGGGCGAGCCATTGTGCGTGATCCGAAACTGTTCTTGTTTGATGAGCCGCTGTCCAATCTGGACGCCGCCCTGCGGATGAACACCCGCGTCGAGATTGCAGAACTGCACCGCACGCTGTCCGCCTCAATGATCTATGTGACCCACGATCAGATCGAAGCGATGACGCTGGCGGACAAGATCGTCGTTTTGCGCGATGGGAGGATCGAACAGATCGGCAGCCCGATGGAGCTTTACAACAATCCGGCAAACCGTTTTGTGGCCAGCTTTCTGGGGTCCCCATCGATGAATTTCCTCGCGCGTTCGGTGCCGGATTTACCGCCCGGGCAGACCATGGGCATTCGCCCCGAGCATCTGCGTCTGTCCGATACGGGGCCGATTTCGGGCAGTGTCACGCATGTCGAACGGCTGGGTGGGGATACGAACCTGCTGGTCAGGACACCTCAAGATGAAACGCTGACGGTGCGGGTTTTTGGTCAGGACCCGAGTGAGGTGGGGGATGTGGTGCATCTGACTTTCGCGCCGCAACAGGTGTTTCATTTCAACGAGGCGCAGGAACGTATATTCTGA
- a CDS encoding Gfo/Idh/MocA family protein: MKVLIAGLGNMGKSHALAHHHHPETEIVALVNRSTVDLPDALQGYPLHDDFYAALSATRPELVVIATYTDTHADYAIAAMQAGAHVFVEKPLAMTAQDAARVVDTARRLKRKLGVGYILRHHPSWTRLIEEARGLGGPYVFRLNLNQQSDGPTWETHKALMETTSPLVDCGVHYVDVMCQITDAQPVRVHGMGLRLSDEIAPDMYNYGQLQVVFEDGSVGWYEAGWGPMMSETAFFVKDVISPNGAVSITDGNKGASDDIDGHTKVGGLLVHRPGGDRRIDLPDEPGHQQLCDAEQSWIVDAIRRDVDLSRHMKDAVQSLRICLAADESIRTGQTINLRPGA, encoded by the coding sequence ATGAAAGTGCTTATTGCGGGGTTGGGCAACATGGGCAAAAGCCATGCGCTGGCCCATCACCACCATCCCGAGACCGAGATTGTCGCCCTCGTCAATCGCTCGACGGTGGATTTGCCGGACGCGCTGCAGGGCTACCCGCTCCATGATGACTTTTATGCGGCGCTGAGTGCCACGCGCCCGGAGCTTGTGGTGATCGCAACATATACCGACACCCATGCGGATTATGCCATTGCCGCGATGCAGGCGGGGGCGCATGTCTTTGTGGAAAAACCGCTCGCCATGACGGCGCAGGATGCCGCGCGCGTGGTGGACACGGCACGTCGCCTCAAGCGCAAACTTGGCGTCGGCTATATCCTGCGCCATCACCCAAGCTGGACGCGCCTGATCGAGGAGGCGCGTGGCCTTGGCGGGCCATATGTGTTCCGCCTGAACCTTAACCAGCAGTCAGACGGCCCAACCTGGGAGACGCATAAGGCGTTGATGGAAACGACGTCTCCCTTGGTGGATTGCGGTGTGCATTACGTTGATGTGATGTGTCAGATCACGGATGCGCAGCCGGTGCGGGTGCATGGGATGGGCCTGCGCCTAAGTGATGAAATCGCACCGGATATGTATAACTACGGCCAGCTTCAGGTCGTGTTTGAGGATGGCTCCGTGGGTTGGTACGAAGCCGGGTGGGGGCCGATGATGTCAGAGACCGCGTTCTTTGTAAAAGACGTGATCAGCCCCAATGGTGCGGTGTCGATCACCGATGGCAACAAGGGGGCATCCGATGACATTGATGGCCATACCAAAGTGGGCGGGCTGCTCGTGCACCGACCCGGAGGGGATCGCCGGATCGACCTGCCCGACGAACCCGGACACCAGCAACTCTGCGATGCCGAACAAAGCTGGATTGTGGATGCCATTCGGCGCGACGTGGATTTGAGCCGTCATATGAAGGACGCGGTGCAATCGCTGCGCATCTGCCTTGCGGCGGATGAGAGCATTCGCACCGGTCAAACGATCAACCTGAGGCCCGGCGCATGA
- a CDS encoding carbohydrate ABC transporter permease → MTTARRISGTTIAAHAVLITYTVIALFPVFVILINSFKSRRAIFRDPLGLPNQETFSLIGYQTVFKQGDFVLYFQNSMIVTVVSLTLILVFGAMAAFALAEYRFKGNTLMGLYLALGIMIPIRIGTVAILEMMVSTGLVNTLVALILVYTAQGLPLAVFILSEFMRGVSDDLKNAGRMDGLSEYQIFWRLVLPLVRPAMATVAVFNMIPIWNDLWFPLILAPAEEVKTLTLGSQVFIGQFVTDWNAVLSALSMAILPAMVLYVIFSRQLIRGITSGAVK, encoded by the coding sequence ATGACCACCGCGCGCCGCATCTCCGGGACAACGATTGCCGCTCATGCCGTGCTGATTACCTATACGGTAATTGCGCTTTTCCCGGTGTTTGTGATCCTTATCAACAGCTTCAAGTCGCGGCGGGCGATCTTTCGCGATCCGCTGGGTCTGCCCAACCAAGAGACTTTTTCGCTGATTGGTTACCAGACGGTTTTCAAACAGGGGGATTTCGTTCTCTACTTTCAGAACTCGATGATTGTGACGGTTGTGTCCCTGACGCTGATCCTCGTGTTTGGTGCGATGGCAGCCTTTGCGCTCGCTGAATACCGGTTCAAAGGCAACACGTTGATGGGGCTTTATCTGGCCCTTGGAATCATGATCCCCATACGGATTGGTACGGTAGCGATCCTTGAAATGATGGTGTCTACGGGGCTGGTCAACACGTTGGTGGCGCTGATCCTTGTCTATACCGCGCAGGGGCTGCCGTTGGCGGTTTTCATCCTCAGTGAATTCATGCGCGGGGTGTCGGATGACCTGAAAAATGCAGGGCGGATGGACGGCTTGTCCGAATACCAGATCTTCTGGCGGTTGGTTTTGCCGCTGGTGCGGCCCGCAATGGCGACTGTTGCGGTCTTTAACATGATCCCGATCTGGAACGATCTGTGGTTCCCGCTGATCCTTGCCCCCGCAGAAGAGGTGAAAACGCTGACGCTCGGCAGTCAGGTCTTTATCGGGCAGTTCGTCACGGACTGGAACGCGGTGCTCTCGGCGCTGTCGATGGCGATCCTGCCGGCGATGGTGCTCTATGTGATCTTTTCGCGCCAGTTGATCCGGGGCATTACATCAGGAGCCGTCAAATGA
- a CDS encoding carbohydrate ABC transporter permease, which produces MPAPSKPKTRWHIAVFLAPAVLVYTAVMIYPLFNTLRLALYSEVDQQRIWVGLQNFQTLFGDAIWSEQFWNALGNNAWFFLIHMLVQNPIGVALAALLSSPRLRFSAFYRSAIFIPTILSFVIVGFAWKLILSPIWGIAPGMLDAIGLKFLYQPWLGKEEYALTTLSLVSVWQYVGIPMMLIYAALLSIPDEILEAGECDGITGMSAFWKIKLPLILPSIGIISVLTFVANFNAFDLIYAAQGALAGPDFSTDILGTFMYRTFFGFQLQLGDPHMGSAIASAMFGIILIGVCIYLFGIQRRLRNYQF; this is translated from the coding sequence ATGCCCGCGCCCTCAAAGCCGAAAACCAGATGGCATATCGCTGTTTTCCTCGCGCCTGCAGTGCTGGTTTATACCGCAGTCATGATCTACCCGTTGTTCAACACTCTGCGTCTGGCGCTTTATTCTGAGGTTGATCAGCAGCGGATATGGGTGGGCCTGCAGAACTTTCAAACGCTGTTCGGGGATGCGATCTGGTCTGAGCAATTCTGGAATGCCTTGGGCAATAATGCGTGGTTCTTTCTGATCCACATGCTGGTGCAGAACCCGATTGGCGTGGCCTTGGCGGCGTTGTTGTCATCCCCGCGTCTGCGGTTTTCGGCGTTTTACCGATCCGCGATCTTTATTCCCACGATCCTGTCTTTTGTCATTGTTGGTTTCGCGTGGAAGCTGATCCTCTCCCCGATCTGGGGCATCGCGCCGGGTATGCTGGATGCGATTGGCCTGAAGTTCCTTTACCAGCCGTGGCTCGGCAAAGAGGAATACGCCCTGACCACGCTGAGCCTTGTGTCGGTCTGGCAATATGTGGGCATTCCCATGATGCTGATCTATGCGGCCCTGCTGTCCATTCCTGATGAAATTCTGGAGGCAGGCGAATGCGACGGCATCACGGGCATGTCCGCGTTCTGGAAGATCAAACTGCCGTTGATCCTGCCCTCTATCGGGATCATTTCGGTTCTGACTTTCGTGGCGAATTTCAACGCCTTTGATCTGATTTATGCGGCACAGGGCGCGCTTGCGGGGCCGGATTTCTCCACGGATATTCTGGGGACGTTCATGTATCGCACCTTCTTTGGTTTTCAGTTGCAACTGGGCGATCCGCATATGGGGTCCGCGATTGCCTCGGCCATGTTCGGCATCATTCTGATCGGCGTGTGCATTTACCTCTTCGGCATTCAGCGCCGCCTGCGCAATTACCAGTTCTGA
- a CDS encoding ABC transporter substrate-binding protein, whose product MHKNTLTGLLFATTLLGASAATAQQAELTIESWRNDDLAIWQDKIIPAFEAQYPDIKVRFTPSAPAEYNAVLNSKLDAGSAGDIITCRPFDASLALFEAGRLADLSDLEGMSNFSDVAKSGWSTDDGSATYCVPMASVIHGFIYNKDAFEEVGVAVPQTEDQFFAVLEAFKEDGNYIPMAMGTNDQWEAATMGYNNIGPNYWKGEEGRTALIAGDQKLTDEGWVAPFRQLAKWGGYLGDGFEAQTYPDSQNIFTLGRAAIYPAGSWEISGFNALADFEMGAFNPPVQNAGDTCYISDHTDIGIGMNAATENPEAAMTFLTWVASSEFSNIFANSLPGFFPLSKADVTLEDPLAQEFISWRGKCESSIRSTYQILSRGTPNLENETWNASVAVIKGDESPEDAGQRLQGGLAKWYAPQQ is encoded by the coding sequence ATGCACAAAAATACACTCACAGGCTTGCTGTTCGCCACTACGCTTTTGGGCGCGTCAGCAGCAACGGCACAGCAGGCGGAATTGACGATCGAAAGCTGGCGCAATGATGACCTTGCGATCTGGCAGGACAAGATCATCCCGGCATTCGAAGCGCAGTATCCCGATATCAAGGTTCGGTTCACACCATCAGCCCCGGCGGAATACAACGCTGTGCTCAACTCAAAGCTGGATGCAGGATCGGCGGGGGATATCATCACATGTCGTCCGTTTGACGCGTCGCTCGCCCTGTTCGAGGCTGGCCGCCTTGCCGATCTGAGCGATTTGGAAGGGATGTCAAACTTCTCCGATGTGGCAAAATCGGGCTGGTCCACGGATGATGGCAGCGCGACCTATTGCGTGCCCATGGCCTCGGTGATCCACGGATTTATCTATAACAAAGACGCCTTCGAAGAAGTTGGTGTGGCGGTGCCGCAGACCGAAGACCAGTTCTTTGCCGTGCTGGAGGCATTCAAGGAAGACGGAAATTACATTCCCATGGCCATGGGCACGAACGACCAGTGGGAAGCGGCCACGATGGGGTATAACAACATCGGCCCGAACTACTGGAAAGGCGAGGAGGGGCGCACCGCGCTCATCGCCGGCGATCAAAAGCTGACGGATGAGGGTTGGGTTGCGCCGTTCCGGCAGTTGGCGAAATGGGGGGGCTATCTGGGCGATGGGTTTGAGGCACAGACATATCCTGACAGTCAGAACATCTTCACGCTGGGGCGCGCTGCCATCTATCCCGCCGGCAGCTGGGAAATCTCGGGCTTTAATGCACTGGCTGATTTCGAGATGGGCGCGTTCAACCCGCCGGTCCAGAATGCGGGCGACACCTGCTATATCTCGGATCATACGGATATTGGCATAGGCATGAATGCGGCGACCGAAAACCCCGAAGCAGCCATGACGTTTCTGACCTGGGTAGCGTCGTCAGAGTTTTCGAATATCTTTGCCAATTCACTGCCGGGGTTTTTCCCGCTGTCCAAGGCCGATGTAACGCTTGAGGATCCGCTGGCGCAGGAATTCATCTCCTGGCGGGGGAAATGCGAAAGCTCCATCCGCTCAACGTATCAAATCTTGTCCCGTGGCACGCCCAACCTTGAGAACGAGACATGGAACGCGTCCGTTGCGGTCATCAAGGGTGACGAAAGCCCCGAAGATGCCGGCCAACGTCTGCAGGGCGGGTTGGCCAAGTGGTACGCACCACAGCAGTAG
- a CDS encoding BadF/BadG/BcrA/BcrD ATPase family protein: MKAASEFLLVGIDGGGTGCRVAISDATGQRIGGASGGSANFATDPDATIKNILAAVRMAGSDAGLAGDWPEKCVAHVGLAGIMEPSDADVIATALPFTQITVTDDRATSVAGALGTEDGVLMAVGTGTIVAAQFRGSIRYFGGWGMALADQASGGWLGHRALRQAILAQDGLLDHSPMTQTLLDRFEGDLNQVVQFTKTAEPGDYASFAPMIIDAARIKDQNALTLMQRGAAYLDACIQAAGLKNTTVLCLSGGVGPHYAPYLDQSHQNRLQAPKGSALDGALLLARQKPIRMEGSS, translated from the coding sequence ATGAAAGCAGCGTCTGAATTCCTTCTGGTTGGCATTGATGGCGGCGGGACCGGCTGTCGGGTTGCGATTTCCGACGCGACTGGCCAGCGCATTGGCGGCGCATCCGGCGGGTCGGCAAATTTTGCGACCGACCCAGACGCCACGATCAAGAACATCCTTGCCGCCGTGCGGATGGCGGGGTCTGATGCAGGTCTTGCCGGCGACTGGCCGGAAAAATGCGTCGCACATGTGGGCCTTGCGGGCATTATGGAACCCTCGGATGCGGATGTGATCGCGACCGCCTTGCCCTTCACCCAGATCACCGTGACAGACGACCGGGCAACTTCGGTGGCAGGTGCGCTTGGCACCGAGGACGGGGTCTTGATGGCGGTTGGAACAGGAACGATCGTAGCGGCGCAATTCCGGGGTTCCATCAGATATTTTGGAGGCTGGGGGATGGCCCTCGCGGATCAGGCGTCGGGCGGATGGCTGGGGCACCGCGCCTTACGGCAGGCCATTCTGGCGCAGGATGGCCTATTGGATCATTCCCCGATGACACAAACGCTGCTCGACCGTTTTGAAGGCGATTTAAACCAAGTCGTCCAGTTTACAAAAACCGCCGAACCCGGCGATTACGCATCTTTTGCGCCGATGATTATTGATGCCGCGCGCATCAAGGATCAAAACGCGCTGACGCTGATGCAGCGGGGTGCGGCCTATCTGGACGCTTGTATTCAAGCAGCGGGCCTTAAGAATACGACTGTTCTATGTCTTTCTGGTGGGGTTGGGCCCCATTACGCACCCTATCTTGATCAATCCCATCAAAACCGACTGCAAGCCCCCAAGGGCTCGGCTCTAGATGGTGCCCTGCTTCTGGCGCGCCAAAAACCAATTCGGATGGAGGGATCGTCGTGA